One Pyxicephalus adspersus chromosome 3, UCB_Pads_2.0, whole genome shotgun sequence genomic window carries:
- the LCORL gene encoding ligand-dependent nuclear receptor corepressor-like protein isoform X2, protein MAAQCRSPRCTAERKGFRRELDSWRHRLIHCVGFESILEGLYGPGLRRDLSLFDDCEPEELVDWCVDEKCSLCSLHKETADCTPSGGSAQSTPTGEVISQGQFNTEKIECQAENYLNALFQKKDLPQNCDPNIPLVAQELMKKMIRQFAIEYVSKSRKMYQDNGTMGNSPHGCNGFQLNQTESLLQEDQDSPLDLTVTRIQDNSFQDEDGALDLSVKRNDNGLEENSKIKNLKLDVIDGYSLRKLKKVKKLPKENTALSKVLATYCLYHRQQLALMLKFLKEEQKTCSHGSCGHLQISEQEKTSKSPKKSPALFYSCTEKLSNCVSLKTQASSTNLPYLSVRLKDLRLTWPNLALGTVKLNPIKHEDFHLGSKNKILHCINTRSKKKKLFIRCSSTYRAISCSSTLPRLKLQRITTCWDGAIVKNDSKYQPASPISIKSKSCQTEVTHNTVTKSSNTSNLTCDVNEEQNKLKPTEKNATQISQDKCKIDSVHFGNLIKHLLNNSQTNHFVELLNQDSNNLEDTGTQTRLRKSQQKSPKFDCSLSSSQSLEFTSKFICDTFSKEKTTYGKDSRNSPEDVAKAVGSEKGNVCDILIIKNPESNSTDHANQENKTELPHSKSTVHSKNVNCVKNSQPCLPEGSAFSLIENANTHKRRSHQNSLVECNIPFKRYSKNILGKCKICDVSHDQCSFQSNRNLFCKCTIKHNSGILKNFKTNGQVGRCTTDKARNAHLKVVLERLENTICSGARIPDRSETESCETTKSMDSQGNNPLISAKSITDLISRSAIQKNQSDSSLGSKSSSNNSTSGRISGNTYFSPIQLMFVSKIESKDGVKYVLSPVCTSFDNNRDHQPLSFLSKHSNDARKKNAMSDSPGQSDNPGNFVNPQCKVITSSSLSAADETTHNLQEEPYTLRRKWLGSDRVGDHSLGKIKKSAVKQSKSNNNDKEISSKMKNDLKISIPYLTSKSVEHSNVAEKLREPRTTETYVARNISSTQIKIKKLQKILDSSETSDITNVREPGNHTMPHGADNCKISLRFSTRLQKCGKLYTVRNLCVTNECSSVQEKIQNKNKSQFDDQMKTSNKEDNRNDQAEQNLNHNTKLKKCKSRKSRQIRKQVLSNYMTRSKRSPLLSLYYGSQSKFSVRCALLRKSKKHSFSKSKNYKKKLRSYKTQCKPAVIHLDSINNEVQSRCTSPDSALQADTAIEWWSTTTSNEALLNHLENRYEQISKTWVTENNVQKDSETHSSPVCKFSSSESMSPIQMLFQKKYDMNDLSTWFMQTTETQSLSIVRKANARRPLNTITEKNKQKYKQPSINSSASKKYLEKCRQLTQSSTVEELHPVSKFVDPESFTLKISKHKSNLKMNNLQSSSNKTQDVCVKFSCPGEILDLTEFCTTKVINAAESTAPKKVHLTKDNLKDFTGLGTVGGYLSLSQNESRSYISTRQHTKALRENEPKHTIRSRSNKQGIKDCNIFLPNCGNEKTKMLHSNKVFCDGNSKSGLGMNKSTKYKFQVDKTFAKCRYKMCSRNMRGTLIKSDSHCNTSALEERKKHTVALYLEKNSSKGQRPGTGKVQTEYTKLQIGPLKPVGFPATRGLISKFGSYSLTPIRIPLK, encoded by the exons gtttcgaGAGCATTCTAGAAGGGCTGTATGGACCAGGGTTACGTAGAGACCTCAGTTTATTTGAtg acTGTGAACCAGAAGAACTGGTTGATTGGTGTGTGGATGAGAAATGTTCATTATGTAGCCTTCACAAGGAGACAGCT GACTGCACACCATCAGGTGGTTCAGCACAGTCCACACCTACAGGGGAAGTGATATCTCAGGGCCAGTTCAACACAGAGAAAATTGAATGCCAAGCTGAAAATTACCTAAATGCACTCTTTCAGAAGAAAG ATCTTCCTCAGAACTGTGATCCCAACATTCCACTTGTAGCTCAGGAATTAATGAAGAAAATGATACGTCAGTTTGCAATTGAATATGTTTCAAAAAGCCGAAAAATGTATCAAGACAATGGAACAATGGGTAATTCTCCACATGGCTGTAATGGTTTCCAGCTGAACCAAACAGAAAGCTTACTTCAGGAAGATCAGGACAGCCCTTTAGACCTCACAGTCACACGGATTCAGGATAATTCTTTTCAGGACG aagatgGAGCTTTGGATCTCTCTGTGAAGAGAAATGACAATGGGCTTGAAGAAAACTCCAAAATCAAAAATCTCAAACTTGA TGTCATTGATGGCTACTCtttaagaaaattaaagaaagtgAAGAAACTTCCTAAAGAAAACACTGCTTTAAGTAAAGTTTTAGCCACTTATTGCTTGTACCACCGACAGCAATTAGCACTTATGCTGAAATTTTTAAAAGAGGAACAGAAAACATGTTCACACGGTAGCTGTGGACATCTGCAAATTTCTGaacaagaaaaaacatccaaaagtccaaaaaaatcaCCTGCTCTATTTTACTCTTGCACGGAAAAACTCAGTAACTGTGTTAGTCTTAAGACGCAAGCATCTTCCACTAATCTGCCTTATCTGTCTGTCCGCCTAAAAGATTTACGCCTTACTTGGCCTAATTTAGCCTTAGGAACTGTGAAACTGAATCCCATTAAACATGAAGATTTTCACCTTGGAtcgaaaaataaaattttgcactGCATAAATACACGttcaaaaaagaagaaattatttattCGCTGTTCTAGCACGTATCGTGCCATAAGCTGTTCTTCAACTTTGCCCCGTTTGAAATTACAAAGAATTACAACATGCTGGGATGGAGCCATAGTCAAAAATGACTCAAAATATCAACCAGCATCCCCCATTTCCATAAAAAGTAAATCCTGCCAGACTGAAGTAACCCACAATACTGTGACTAAAAGTTCAAATACTAGCAATCTAACATGTGACGTTAATGAGGAGCAGAACAAACTGAAGcctactgaaaaaaatgcaactcaGATTTCTCAAGACAAATGTAAAATTGACTCAGTACATTTTGGAAACTTAATTAAGCACCTTCTAAACAATTCCCAAACAAATCATTTTGTAGAACTTCTAAACCAAGATTCAAACAACCTAGAGGATACAGGGACACAAACACGATTACGAAAAAGCCAACAAAAGTCTCCAAAATTTGATTGCTCTTTATCTAGCAGTCAGTCCTTGGAGTTTACTAGCAAATTTATCTGTGATACTTTTTCTAAGGAAAAGACCACTTATGGTAAGGATTCAAGGAATTCACCGGAGGATGTGGCTAAAGCAGTAGGCTCTGAAAAGGGGAATGTTtgtgacattttaataataaagaatccTGAAAGTAATTCAACAGATCATGCCAACCAGGAAAATAAAACCGAACTACCTCATAGTAAATCAACAGTACATTCTAAGAATGTTAATTGTGTCAAAAATAGTCAGCCTTGTTTACCTGAAGGCTCAGCATTTTCACTCATAGAAAATGCAAATACACATAAGAGACGTTCTCATCAAAATTCTCTTGTTGAATGCAATATTCCTTTCAAAagatattccaaaaatattttgggaaaatgcaaaatatgtgaTGTCTCTCATGACCAGTGTTCTTTTCAAAGTAACAGAAACTTATTTTGTAAATGCACCATCAAACACAACTCAGGGattttaaagaactttaaaacCAATGGACAGGTGGGTAGGTGTACTACTGATAAAGCGAGAAATGCCCACTTGAAGGTAGTACTAGAACGTTTGGAAAACACCATTTGTTCTGGTGCACGAATTCCAGATAGAAGTGAAACAGAAAGTTGTGAAACTACAAAAAGTATGGACAGTCAAGGAAACAATCCACTGATTTCTGCTAAATCAATAACTGATCTCATCTCAAGATCAGCAATACAGAAAAATCAAAGTGATTCATCTTTAGGTTCAAAGTCCAGCAGTAATAATTCTACATCAGGCAGAATTTCTGGGAACACATACTTTAGCCCAATTCAACTAATGTTTGTTTCTAAGATTGAGTCTAAAGATGGAGTTAAATATGTCTTAAGCCCTGTGTGTACGTCATTTGATAACAACAGAGACCACCAGCCATTGTCTTTTTTGAGTAAACATTCCAATGATGCACGAAAGAAAAatgcaatgtcagattccccagGTCAATCTGACAATCCGGGCAACTTTGTAAACCCACAGTGTAAAGTCATTACATCTTCAAGTCTATCAGCAGCTGATGAAACTACTCATAATCTTCAGGAAGAGCCATATACTTTGAGGAGAAAATGGTTAGGGTCCGATAGGGTTGGCGACCACAGCCtggggaaaattaaaaaatcagctgttaaacaatcaaagtcaaacaaTAATGATAAGGAAATAtctagtaaaatgaaaaatgacctAAAGATTTCTATTCCCTATTTGACAAGCAAAAGTGTTGAACACTCCAATGTGGCAGAAAAATTGAGAGAACCAAGGACCACTGAAACGTATGTAGCAAGAAATATATCTAGCACtcagattaaaattaaaaaactgcaaaaaattcTTGACTCTTCAGAAACATCTGACATTACAAACGTCAGAGAACCAGGAAACCATACTATGCCACATGGAGCAGATAACTGCAAAATATCGCTAAGATTTTCCACACGTCTCCAGAAATGTGGAAAACTGTACACTGTCCGTAATTTATGTGTGACAAATGAATGCAGTTCAGTGCaggaaaaaatacagaacaaaaataaatctcaatTCGATGATCAAATGAAGACAAGTAATAAAGAAGATAACCGAAATGATCAAGCTGAGCAAAACCTTAACCATAACACAAAATTGAAGAAGTGTAAAAGTCGGAAATCCCGACAGATTAGAAAACAGGTCTTGTCAAATTATATGACTAGATCTAAAAGGTCACCTTTACTTTCACTATATTATGGTTCCCAGTCTAAGTTTTCTGTAAGATGTGCCTTACTCCGTAAGTCCAAAAAGCATAGCTTtagcaaaagtaaaaattacaaaaaaaaattgagaagttACAAGACACAGTGTAAGCCAGCAGTAATACACCTGGATAGTATTAATAATGAGGTTCAAAGTCGGTGTACTTCTCCAGATTCTGCCCTGCAGGCTGACACTGCTATTGAGTGGTGGTCTACAACAACATCAAATGAGGCTTTGCTAAACCATTTAGAAAACAGGTACGAACAGATATCAAAGACATGGgtcactgaaaacaatgtacagaaAGATTCTGAAACACACTCTTCACCAGTTTGTAAATTCTCCAGCTCAGAATCCATGTCGCCCATTCAGAtgctttttcagaaaaaatacgATATGAATGATCTTTCCACCTGGTTTATGCAAACAACAGAAACACAATCCCTTTCAATAGTGAGAAAAGCTAATGCTCGCAGACCTCTTAACAcaattactgaaaaaaacaaacaaaaatacaaacaacccAGCATTAATTCATCCGCTTCTAAAAAATACTTGGAAAAGTGCAGACAGCTGACACAGTCTAGCACTGTAGAAGAACTTCATCCAGTTTCTAAATTTGTCGATCctgaaagttttactttaaagatcaGCAAACACAAAAGTAATCTAAAAATGAACAACTTGCAAAGTAGCAGCAATAAAACCCAAGATGTTTGTGTAAAGTTTTCGTGTCCTGGTGAGATTTTAGATCTGACGGAGTTTTGTACAACAAAAGTCATTAATGCTGCAGAATCTACTGCCCCCAAAAAAGTGCACTTAACCAAGGACAATCTAAAAGATTTTACAGGCCTGGGAACTGTAGGAGGGTATTTATCATTATCACAAAATGAGTCAAGGTCTTACATTTCTACCAGGCAACATACAAAGGCATTAAGAGAAAATGAGCCTAAACACACCATTAGGTCCCGAAGCAACAAACAAGGCATTAAAGACTGCAACATTTTTCTACCAAATTgtggaaatgaaaaaacaaaaatgttacactCAAATAAAGTGTTCTGTGATGGAAACAGCAAGTCAGGTTTAGGAAtgaacaaaagcacaaaatataaatttcaaGTGGACAAAACCTTTGCCAAGTGTAGATATAAAATGTGCTCAAGGAATATGAGAGGAACTCTAATAAAGAGTGACAGCCACTGCAATACCTCTGCACtggaagaaaggaagaaacatACAGTTGCCCTATATCTAGAAAAAAACAGTTCTAAAGGACAGCGTCCAGGCACAGGAAAGGTACAAACTGAATACACAAAACTCCAGATAG GACCTTTAAAACCTGTTGGATTTCCTGCAACTAGGGGTCTTATCAGTAAATTTGGCAGTTATTCCTTAACTCCAATCCGTATCCCACTCAAGTAA